ataaaattaTAATAGTAACAATATGAtagacagcggagctccttctccaaaagACTGATTCATAAGACCGTCATAAGGACAgctacaggaaatctttcccgCCACCAGGCCTGAGActttacaacacctcacctctgtctgacagaaaaactCTGGACGCACCTTCAtattaccatgttcctctgcagatTACTGGTAACTGTTTGTACTACTGCACCATTTCCagtattaatattcatgtaaatactttatatttattattcttattctgtatatttttggaattcatatatttctacatttgtttttgtatatattttgtgctgtgtgaaacgtgctgctgttacactggaaTATccggataaataaagtaactatctatctatctaccatATTGGACATAACTGGAAAAGGCAATAAACTAcgggctgacacacacacacacacacacacacacacatctgtcaacCTCTCATATGTTTTGAGTGGTGACATTATGAAAAGCTCATGCTGTAATTGATGATACCATAACTTTTCATAATCCCGAATTAGAGTTTATTATGAGACCAGGGTCATAATTCTGTTCATCGATGGGAAAACACTTGTTCCCATACCGGGAGTCGAACCCGGGCCGCCTGGGTGAAAACCAGGAATCCTAACCGCTAGACCATATGGGACATGATCTTCAGTAGCAGGACATCAAACATCTTCGATCATTGATCAATATGATTAGATGATCAGGTGTTGAGAGGTTGTGATGGGGCGCGTGCGCCACCAGGTGGTCACACCTGAGGACTGCAATTGAGCTCGTCCGCAGCCTGAGGAGAAAGTAGCATGTACAGTACTGGTACAGTAGCATCAACATGTTAATATTTTAGCAGTGGCATCAATGCAATGGCTATGGCACAATCTTCGATGATCTTACCCATACACCACACATACTTTGTGCTACTTTCTGTATTTTCCATTACTTAAAATCCCCTTCATTTCTTAACTTAGCACTTCTGCTTTTTGTATTGTGAGCAGTCATGTGAGGTTACATTTTAAAGTCTAATTTCTTATAATCACCTCTAGTGTTATGATTACATTGATTCTTACATTGTTTCAGTACATCGTTTCTAATCAACTCTTTATTACAGCGGTTGTTTGTGATTTGTTCTTTCAAACGGTTATCGTCATGACATCATTATTTTGGCTTGAAATGCTTCCATGATTAActccatctttttctctgtgttactTCAATTGTGAAGTGGACTGTTCATCTTCGTACATACCAGGCATGCTCTCTGTATTCTTTCTcttgacaatatatatatatatatatatatatatttgtatttgtcttttctttttattcaaagtttatttatgataaagtttgtggttaaactgtaaaatatcaagactcaatttcatttgtttgtcatgatggtttgataattttttgtttgttttatatatgCTATTATGTGGCATTATAAACAAAGcttactattatttttattattatcaatgtgCTCCgattttaaacattttgcatCGAAGCCTTTTATGTCCTCATACTTtgtgaaacacattttattgcATACATTTGACTGTAACATGCTCTACTGGTTAcgttttaatatatttatataaatatatatgcatatataattggcaataataataatgatgagcTTTATCAATAATGCCATACAGCAGGTTGTGTTCTTCTGGCAGCGTCAACAGGAAGCGACGGTTGCCTGGAGACGGCCTAATCCCGGAGGTCGTGGAGGTGAAACGTGTCTGCTCGTCCCTCGGGTCGTCAGGGTGACGTAGCCGCGGTGACGTCAGCTACGAGCAGGTTCCGTCCTGGAGTATAAAGGCTGCGCGCGGCGGGAGGCCTCGGCCCCGCCCACCCGCAGCCTCCAGACAGGTGAGTGAAGCATCTGTCAATTATTCatctttaattaataaaaagtgTTTATTAATTTGTATCTGCAGGGGTCAGGGGGTTAAAGTCTCCATCAGAGGCTCTTTGTATATTTAACTGAAGATTAAAATGGTGAAGAGGAGTGAAGTAACGTGAAGGTTTCACGTTATTTTTAGCCTTGAAAAGATGTAGGAGTCAAAAGTTAAATATCAAGACACGGAAATAATACTTCTTTGATATTTGAAATACATATGCAACAGTTCAAATATGTTATATTCATAAAGACGTAAGTGGCTTTATCGTCGTTGTAGTTGTACAGAGACATTTTGTTTGGTAGCTAAGATAAGAAAGACAAatcaagaatatatatataaaacaaaaataaaaatatagacATACATAACCTAAAAATatgaagataaagatgaaaatcaaacaaaaaaaaacacattaatgtgCTTCATCAAGACTGTGGTTGTAGTTTGATCAGATTTCAAAGACAAACTGCAGGAtcatatttttaatacattggTTGTATGTgacattatttaattttttcaaaccaaacgatgtgaaataaacaaaagacaaaaagaaaagagattcatttttttcgTGTCCTCAGTAAATCTCCCAATGTAAAAactgatctgtgtgtttgttgctctTCGTCCTGCGTCAGAAGTTCGTAACCCGAtcgtaatcatcatcatcacttcctGCACGCTGTCGGCCGAGCTCGTCAGGACAGCGATGATGATCCATCTGACGCTGCTCCTCGGGGCCTCGTTCTCCGTTTGGCCCTTGGCTCCTGCAGGTACAACATGAATCAGCGAAACACTtttaattatgattatgaattattttaaatgaaccaCGGACTCGAGCTCAAACCTGACATTCGGGTGTGTTACATGTCGCTGTGGATCGTGACAAaaaggggggcggggccaggaatgattgtttttaacatcccccgtgtgtgtgtgtgtgtgtgtgtgtgtgtgtgtgtgtgtgtgtgtgtgtgtccgcagcGGCGTTGGAGCTGCCGCCCTGCGAGCTCGTCAACATGACGCTGTCTCTGGAGAAGGAAGGCTGTCCCCGGTGTCACATGGTGGAGACGACCATCTGCAGCGGCCACTGCAGAACCAAGGTATTCTGGGAAATGAAGTtaagaaaataggaaaaaaagttACATTGGGTTtatgcatggtgtgtgtgtgtgggtgtgtgagagagagagagagagatttggtcaaaatcaaatacagtatgtgtgtgtgagtgtgattaAGTCAAAATTgtcaacattgtgtgtgtgtgtatgtgtctgggtgtgtttgtatgtgattTGGTCAAAATGaactgcagtgtgtgcgtgtgtctgggtgtgtgtgattAAGTCAAAAttgtcaacagtgtgtgtgtgtgtctcggtgtgtttgtgtgtgatttggtcaaaatgaactgcagtgtgtgtgtatatgtctggGTCTGTTTGTGtaattcatacacattcatacagcgctgctatttaccacgcattattctgtcacattcatactcattcatgcactgtcggaagagccgtcagaggcaggttagggttaagtgtcttgccacAACGGCAtgtgggatcgaaccgccaacggctctacgtcctgagccacagccgcccctagtgtgtgtgtgtctcagtgtgtttgtgtgtgatttggtcaaaatgaactgcagtgtcagtgtgtgtctgtgtgtgtatatgtctgtgtgtgtatgcatgtgtgtgtgtgtctgtgtgtgtgtatgtgtctgtgtgtgtctgtgtgtgtgtgtatgtgtgtgtgtgtgtatgtgcctgggtgtgtgtctgtgtgtgtgtgtgtctgtgtgtgtgtgtgtgtgtgtgtgtgtctgtgtctgtgtgtggatcCTCTCAGGTGACGTGTTGTCATGTGACGCTCTGACTCCGCCCCTCCAGGAACCCTCCATCATCTTTCCGCACTTGAAAGTGTACCAGCACGTGTGCACGTACCGCGAGCTGCACTACAGGACGGTGCAGCTGCCGGACTGTCCCGCGGGCGTCGACCCCAGCGTGTCGTACCCGGAGGCGCTGAGCTGCCACTGCAACCTGTGCGTCACCAACATGGCGGACTGCATCCGACACGAACACCGGGAGCCGGACGTCTGCGACAACGACCTCACGTTCCACGTGTAGTCCCGCGAGACTTGACGACGCTCCCGTCGAGCGTCACGTGACATGAATGAAAGATCTTTCACGTTCACAGCACACATTTCTACACATGTAATGTTCTGGAATGCAATTAAACTAATATATTATCAAAAAGGTATGGCCTACTGCTCCTGTCATTATCTTATTCTAAAAAGTGGAAACAAAGCTATGTGGGGttattgttttacattattttgtttcgtcggtttttttttgccctgcaGTTACATCCCGCTGCCACTAGGAGCTACAGCCCCCCTCAGCACCGCCCACTTccacaaagaaataaatacagcTCAAAAATGAATCATACATTATCAtatggaaataaagaaatacataattaaaaacatttaaaatgtatatatatatatatttcaacatgTTTCCATATTTACTCATTTTTCGTTTCTACGTTTTAAAAGGtaaattaatcaatcaatactgcatttaataattaattcaaatatttaattattctttatttctcactgaaaaaaatcattacagtAATCACTTTAAGTAATAatgcattaattcattcatttatttatatatttacttacATTCAAtctttaatttattcatgtatttctGTACTTTCTATGAATTTCTTACactatttatgtatttctttatttatgcattaaatcattcatttagaaattttaacatttatatatatatatatatatatatgtatataaaaatttGCCAATTCAGATTGGTTGACAGACATCATACCGTAAATTCCTTAAACAGCCTGTTTACACGTACGTACGTTCTTTAAACATTTGTAGCATCTGTAAATGGCGTTAAGGTAGAACACGCCTGTGCTTCACTGCTGCtagctgatttaaaaaacaaacaattttcaAACAATAATTTTATGAACTTTTaagtgtgtgaatttgatgtcaaatatatatataaacaatcaAAAACAAGTTAAACAGACTTATAGTGAAAACACAGAACCTCACAGTGAACGAGCTAACGGCAGTTAAGCGCGTGGCGGGACAAACGAGGAGGCGGGACCTTCTTCGTCTAGAAGCTTTATTGATAATTGTTTACATCTCACAATGCATTCCACAAACACGGCTCCCAGCTGGAAGCGTTTTTTTAAATCGTCACAATTGAAGTATGAAGTTTATCATTCACAAATATACTTGCATAACAAACAAATgcttttgaagttttttttcccaaagtcTTATTATTAAGATATCGGCTCCACAGACAGTAcggcgcttttttttttggagttttttctttaaatcccatttcatttattcatttttatgatttttttttggaaacttttaaaatattttttttctttctgatgtgaatgaatgtaaacatgTTCCTTCCAGAAGTTTCTCGTCACTAGACACAACTGCAATGACATGGAAATAACTTGTTATGTAATagttgtgtttttctacatgTTTGTAGCTAAAGTTACGCAGAAGcgatgaaggttttttttttttttttaatggtaatacaacccagcccccccccccaacgtcgccccgccccgccccccaccacacacataacccccccccccccccaccccaccagcTGCTCATCACGGGACATTTCATTGTTCGTCACGTCGAGGCGAAACCACACAGCAGGTAACGGAGGAACACGAGCTCGACGCTTTTAGGGACACGATggtaaaatcacaaaatactTCCTTCGAAAGTCTACGAGAATATTcatacgaaaaaaaaagaaacgggaaaagaaaaagaaccacGAGGTGCTGTCGCTGTGTCGTCTGCTCGTCTTCCGACGCCGACGAgacgaaagaaaaagaatctgtCCGCTCGGCTCGACGGCGGCaggaaggggaaagaaagagactaATTCAAATCACGGGAAAAACCACCATCAAAGCCTCGGacctcccacaatgcactgggaggagagagagagaggggggggaacgTTCAAgatcaaaatgtgtttctgtgagttTTTATCatctcacaaaaacaaacatttcacaacTTGACTTTagaagttgaaaaaaaggaagaaaaaaaaaagaggggattTGTAAAAACTGTAGAGTCGGAAAAAAGTGTTCTTaaattttcttttgacaaaTAAAGTTAGAAGTGCTGCGTCCCAGCCAgactactcctcctcctccttccttcatattcattcatccctctctccctccctctccctctcaggaCTTTTCCTGAATCCAAACTGCGACTTGTCGTTTCTTTACTCCGCCTTGCGCTTCATCCCGGGAACCTTCGCCTGGATCCTGCAGGACGACAAACGTTTGATGAGGTGTCGATTTATGGATTTTACAGACGGAGCTTTACAATGTGGGAAATAAGAGTTTcatgttaaaatgaataaatttaaACCACTGATCGATCAGCGATCGACTCGTCTACTCACTTCCCGACGATGTCTTTGACCTGGTTGTTGACGAGCCCGACGTAGTGATCGATCTgagtctgaaaacacacacacacacacactcaggtttTAACTTCCTGTTGACGACGGAGGCTCCGCTCCAACatccaataaaacatttacatactttataaaaaatgtaactgttcAACCaccaataaatatataaacagatgATTAAGTCTAGAGTGTTTCTTGGTTTGAGTTAAATTGGATAATCATTTATTAAAAGAAGAGGTAAATTGTTCCCTGATCTCAGTCaaaaaatcatttctttttagaaaagGCAGAGGAAATGGTGCATTATGGGTaaacggggggtggggggcgggtcTCACCTGGTGTTTCTCATAAACGATCGGGCAGCTGAATGCTGCGATCAGACCtgacgacgaagaagaaaacattgttAATAACTATGTTTTATGGACATGTTGCATCAGCCAGATCAATGAAAACCAACAGAGACGATAAGGTGCAGATTTATTAACCAATCACACTAATAAGTAAAGAAAATTATCAATAAAGTCCAAGAGGAAGTTTCTAAAAAAATCGAAAAAACTTTCtactgtgaaaaacaaaaaaccctcatAATGAAGAGGTTGAGATTAAAGATTATAATAATCAATagtcaaaatagttgcagaatAGTTGTAGATTCATTATTTGTTACTCGATTCAAAAATGAGAATCTGTTGATTTTGAAAAACGGAATATTTACACAAAACTCTAGATcagataaaaactaaaaaaaaaaaggcagaagtATGAATGGACAGATTCATTAATCTACATTTTACATATCACAAGCAGGTTGTGAAATTAATTGACTCTGTGGTTTGACCACCAGGGGGAGATAGAGTCTCCGTGCTCACCCAGGATGATCAGCGTGAGTCCGTTGAACAAGGCACCGACGTAAGTCAGGATCCACATGAACACGGCgaactgcaaaacacacaaaccactgattAATAAAATCATCCGATTCATACGCTGCTTTTTAgtgaatgagaagaagaagaagagagcgcCCCCCCAGCTGGGGGGAGGACTCATTACATATCTACTGTTTCTTTACAAAGaactttcagacttttttttatcatcaatttatataattttagtCCAGGGGGAGAATTTTCTTACGATCAACTAATCAATAActacaggaaacagaaaatccctaaaaatattttactataaATAACTGATAATCtactgatacattttttaagttccagattttaaaatctgacgcttttgctgcatttttctgttttgtcaatGTAAAATTATAAAGTATTTGAGTTTAAGGGAAGTTTGAAGAAGTCAccttgaaaaaatatatcattcaaatcaatattttacacaatatatttaaaaacaatgtgaaaatgtcagtaACAGTTTTCCAGAAGTTTACAAACAGATTAAACAGATAAATGTCTTAAAACTAGTCATCAAAGCTAGTTTGAATTCAATTTCCTGTTGATCgatttaattgattaatcaaaagTTTTCAAACCTGAAATTTCAATATTATAATAACTGAAATGTATGTTTGAAAAAGATAACATTTAACTTCATTATTCTTTAGGTCCCGTCCAGTCAGACAAAGGTCATAAATGGTAAAAGTACCAAAAtcctgtgcaatatttatataatttttttcaacatggcCGCCGGTGGAAAAAGGCAGATATCTAATATGCGTATGACATTTCATTGACCTGCTGGACGATCGCAGGTAGTGAACCAGAGGCAGAATATATCTCATCATGCACCGGAACACGCAGGGAAACCTTAAACATTCCTGCCTCCTGATGGGATTAAAGaatcagtttctttctttcttcctttgacCCTCTAAGGGAACGTTCCCGCCTGACGAGCCGAGGGCAGATCTGTATTTGGCCTGAGGCGGCAGCAGGGAGGAGGTGACGACAGGCGTCCGACAGCTGCACAGCTCGGAGGAACGCTCCCAGTGAAACTGTTACCAGCTCCGATCCACAGACGAGTCACAGACGTCTTAACAACTGCTTAAACTCAACCGTCTGTCGGCGCCGTCGCAGCCAGTGAGGTCGTCGTCGCTTTGTAACTGAAGGATCGCGACTTTTAAAACTGCACGACGAACGTCACTGAACTGTTTCAGCTGgagaacatatatatatatatatatattttttttttttttaatttaaagctacagtgtgtaatatttagaagaacttattcacattattggatatattgtccataactatgtgttcatatattaGTTAAATATAGGTCCAGACAACGTGTACCTAGAACCAACCGGATCAAATGTTAAACAACACCAGCGTTGGTTCGGACCTCGGTCCGGACTTGTGTTCTGTCCCGTGTCTATTTACTACTTTTATCAACGTTCCTTTCTGGGTCCGATCGACTGGTTCTCACCTTGATGGAGTCGACCAGGTCCTCGACCAGGAACAGGCGCCGCAGGTCACCGATGCTCTTGTTGAGTTTGGCCAGAGCCATGTCGCTGTACTTGTGGACCATGTCCTCGGACAGCGCCACCTCCTGGTCCAGGTACAGCCTGAGGGGAGCGGGCGACAGAGGGTCGGGGTTTAAACAACTGAACACTCAATTAAAAAGAGATCAGAGAAGATTAAAGATGTTTACAGTAacagctttttttcatttctcggACCATAGcgttaaaataaaaaccctggTTAAATCTGAAGAATTCCACTCGTACTGAGACTAAACTCACTTTCCAAATATTATGTTAATCTCAGATTAGGTTACTGTGAGTTTACAGGAAGTGAGCATGTCACTCAGTCACTGTGTCGATCGCTCTGTGGTTTTAGAGTTTTCAAAACATCCAGACGAACATCCGATCAATCAGGTGATCGACTGATCTCTGCAGACAAACTGGGACAaatcacaatgttttaaatCTGCTCCATTTTATAAACCTTGAATTATttaatcatcttcatcacagatgtttttttacttgaatgATTCATTATGTGAAGAGTCTGAATTATATAAAAGCTACAGAGATCACACGTTGTCGACACGAGACGtaggttttttgtttcatttcttcgGTCTCGTGCAGATTCATGATGAaggtcagaggaagaggagaactAGAGCGGCAacaatttattgattaatcagtcACCAGAAAAAACGTCCATCGACTGTCAGAAAAAGTCATTTGTTCCAtcttaaattaatatttaacagtATTATTATACGCATTATTTTTTATGGGTTCCATATTTTTATCAATCTTCCCTCATGAATGTCAGCTATTATGAGTTAGCTGTTTGTTGTTAAATTTGAGGGTTTTGTTAAACTTGAAAATGACGTAATAGATAAGATTGTAAATcctgatctgtttttttttttagctgcagaCGAATTTCCatagtttgttttaaaattcaaGATCAACAAATGACAACCTAATGACTCAGTTTTCTTTCAGATCAAGAATTTGATATTGTGGATGCTCACTTGAACGGGTGTCCCTCATCCGACTTCTGGATGGCCTGCAGGATGCCCTTGTATATCCTGAAGCAGATGGTGACGGAGAGCAGCGCCAGGCCGATGTAGGACGACACGCTCACGATGCTGCACACCGTCAGCGAGAGGAGCAGCAACAGGGCGGCGCCAAACACCACGCCCGTGGTCTTCACATCGCGCCAGTAGAGGAGATCCACcactgcaggaagaggaagggggggcaTTAATAATTCTGCTGATTAATGATTCTGcttttatcaaataaaacattgtttttttgtataattcaaTTGTTAATAATTTGATTGAAACGATTCATATTGTGTTGATCAGTCGCACCATTTGGTCGTTAACACGTCCTATAATCAATTAgttaatcatgtttttttccccacatagCTGaatgatttgggttttttttctgaatattggTTGAAGAATACTAAACTGACACTTTTcagttaattaataattattaaataaaccCTCTGAAAACCGCCTCGTCATtcgtgatgatgtcactgacgCCTGAGAGCAGCGGGAGAAAAATGGTATggtaatatttcaaaaacttttaaaaacgtACGCAGTGCTTGTTTCTATATTTAGGAAATCTTTTGTGTTTGAagatttggtttgttttttaactatGACACAATGTCAGTACTTTTATTACCTTTtatcgtgttttttttaactttttataatCAATGTTTAGCTTCGACCATTTCGATTTGAGAAATTTATCATTTAAAGGAACAAGAACTTACATCTCAGAAACCAAATTTACTGATGTCGACAACGATTTCTACTGTTCAAAGGAAGGTCTGTGGGGGTTTTATTAATCCACCGATTTAGAATCACACTGctaatatttctattttcatgTTGACCTGAGGACGTTAATATCAGTCCACTCTGCTGAGCgttgtcttttaaaatcagtGCGTTTTACATCGGTTTTGTAATCTGCACGATGAGAGCAGGGATCATGAGATTGCCCcggggtgtgtgggtgtgtgtgtgtgtgtgtgtgtgtgtgtgtggacgcagcagagataaaaatcataaaaaggATCAATTTGTTGCGAAATGTACCAGAGGAATCTGGGTGAAGTCAGAGCGTCCTCAGGGAGaatctctctcaaacacacacactgttctcacACGAGTACACAGTTTTAAACTAAAGCCACAATTTTCTGCTTCGCCTCTCCACCATCTCATGGTTGATGCtcgtggcgtgtgtgtgtgtgtgtgtgtgtgtgtgtgtgtgtgtgtgtgtgtgtgtgtgtgtgtgtgtgtgtgtgtgtgtgtgtgtgtgtgtgtgtgtgtgtgtgtgtgtgtgtgtgtgtgtgtgtgtgtgtgtgtgtgtgtgtgtgtgtgcgcgcgtgtatcTGGAAGTTTGTCTCCTCCATCGCTGAGGGCTCACAAACAGActagaattatttttaaataaaaaagaaagaaaaccctcCAGGAGGAGACTGGCTACAGCTTCTGACTCATGAACTTCTTTCTGGACTTTGTTTCCACTTTCCAACCCCGACGATGCCACGATGACGCCACCAACGAGTGACGTAACACCAGTCGGAGGTCACTGGCTCCGACGGCGAGGGGCgcgtttcatcatcatcacgctATGAAACAAGTAATCTCTCGGTCGAGTTTAAAACTCAGGATTTCAGAGTCAATGTTTCACTCACTCAGTTTCCCATCCTGCTCCGTTTTAAGGATGAACAAAATGGCCGCAAACGAACAAGGCAGATAAACAAGAAGATCATttataataatctttttttttttcaatctttttaaCGTCAGAAAATGGCCCCCGCAAAAAACAATCATCACAATTTCCTCTCTCATCGATGTTGAACCGGTGCAGGTGAGCTGCTGCCAGTCTGTGGGATTTGTCCCTTTTGGCAGCAACTTTGTTGCAGTGAAATCAGATTTGAGGTTTTCAGCCTCACAAGCTCATTAATCGTTCGTTAGGCCGACGTCGTCGGGGAGATTCTGGTCGGCAGCCAAACGTATTGTTGTGAAATGTCTAACTCCTCCCCCGTGAATAGAAACAGACTGAACGTGATCCAGTGGGATCTATTtaaaaagttgacattttttactGAAGTGCAGAAAACCGATGTTTAACTATCAAGCGAGGTAGAAACTTTGAGGACAGTTTGACGCGGCGTCTCTCAAACCTCCTGGACGCCTTCACTTCTAATATTGTCCAGTGACCTGCCTGGAATTCCCATGTGAAACATAAGCATGTGCCTCAGTTACCCAGGTCATGAGCTCAGCTGCTGCCCCCCCAGG
The sequence above is a segment of the Scophthalmus maximus strain ysfricsl-2021 chromosome 10, ASM2237912v1, whole genome shotgun sequence genome. Coding sequences within it:
- the lhb gene encoding lutropin subunit beta, with the translated sequence MMIHLTLLLGASFSVWPLAPAAALELPPCELVNMTLSLEKEGCPRCHMVETTICSGHCRTKEPSIIFPHLKVYQHVCTYRELHYRTVQLPDCPAGVDPSVSYPEALSCHCNLCVTNMADCIRHEHREPDVCDNDLTFHV
- the rtn4a gene encoding reticulon-4a isoform X8, whose product is MADSEEQHVSSTSPLFSGAMHHYQADPDPEPEPDRPEQDLFGVDDIVDLVGGAQDALERHFAEDSAPHEVTQVPFAPVTLLEPEPVSVPHAEDPQPQVQTSFADSTSSCFAAEPTLMAEEPVITLAPRAQPESTTLVPEPKAAPESEPAPESDALPAAEPWKAAPAPAEAAERPAATEEAPAPASLVDLLYWRDVKTTGVVFGAALLLLLSLTVCSIVSVSSYIGLALLSVTICFRIYKGILQAIQKSDEGHPFKLYLDQEVALSEDMVHKYSDMALAKLNKSIGDLRRLFLVEDLVDSIKFAVFMWILTYVGALFNGLTLIILGLIAAFSCPIVYEKHQTQIDHYVGLVNNQVKDIVGKIQAKVPGMKRKAE
- the rtn4a gene encoding reticulon-4a isoform X9, giving the protein MENGMENNSVDKHPCAAKQWREHVVDLLYWRDVKTTGVVFGAALLLLLSLTVCSIVSVSSYIGLALLSVTICFRIYKGILQAIQKSDEGHPFKLYLDQEVALSEDMVHKYSDMALAKLNKSIGDLRRLFLVEDLVDSIKFAVFMWILTYVGALFNGLTLIILGLIAAFSCPIVYEKHQTQIDHYVGLVNNQVKDIVGKIQAKVPGMKRKAE
- the rtn4a gene encoding reticulon-4a isoform X10 encodes the protein MDAKRVVDLLYWRDVKTTGVVFGAALLLLLSLTVCSIVSVSSYIGLALLSVTICFRIYKGILQAIQKSDEGHPFKLYLDQEVALSEDMVHKYSDMALAKLNKSIGDLRRLFLVEDLVDSIKFAVFMWILTYVGALFNGLTLIILGLIAAFSCPIVYEKHQTQIDHYVGLVNNQVKDIVGKIQAKVPGMKRKAE